In Cicer arietinum cultivar CDC Frontier isolate Library 1 chromosome 7, Cicar.CDCFrontier_v2.0, whole genome shotgun sequence, a single window of DNA contains:
- the LOC101508861 gene encoding uncharacterized protein isoform X1, translating to MVTSGDGVDDSYRSLPSLYLAFLSIWFFSAFSWTAYTYKTRHFQWNNLQLTLTSIPLIKALQLMLSFLFWYSCFNFQACSLWMSFGVYVTGVLFQTAAFVSFLLISHGYCIMCEHLSLYDRRSTAALACVFYLTLVGYKASVPYFTVLLLLNYFISFYVIFHHISQNLLVLREQLSVIENEDVRAMHDAVYKKYIMFKKFQGAMQMVATAETVIYMNICDSSESYWLRLLIREWAQFCIFVYIGWIFRSQDLAPHFSVMPDTKCKGETLMPPIYSIEMDAATFKEFSSHEWHIGLPTSTIHDECSKNEVLVIIQHPRAQRLRKLDAFTHCTDCFAETDVNTNSSSCQIQKYS from the exons ATGGTGACGTCCGGCGACGGAGTGGACGACTCTTATCGGTCACTTCCGTCGCTGTATTTGGCCTTCTTGTCGATCTGGTTCTTCTCTGCTTTCTCATGGACCGCTTACACCTACAAAACCCGTCATTTTCAG TGGAATAATTTGCAGTTGACACTTACTTCGATTCCGTTGATTAAAGCATTGCAGCTCATGCTGTCCTTCCTCTTCTG GTATTCATGCTTCAATTTTCAGGCATGCTCTCTGTGGATGTCATTTGGTGTATACGTAACTGGGGTGCTCTTTCAGACAGCtgcttttgtttcttttttgctCATTTCTCATGGCTACTGCATCATGTGTGAGCACCTTTCTTTATATGATCGCCGTTCAACTGCCGCACTTGCTTGTGTCTTTTACTTGACTCTAGTTGGGTACAAGGCTTCTGTGCCATACTTCACT GTGCTTTTGCTACtaaattatttcatttcattttatgTAATATTCCACCATATATCCCAAAACCTACTAGTGTTGCGAGAACAATTGAGTGTCATAGAAAATGAGGATGTTCGAGCAATGCATGATGCTGTGTATAAAAAGTACATAATGTTCAA GAAATTTCAGGGTGCAATGCAGATGGTAGCTACGGCAGAAACTGTG ATATATATGAACATTTGTGACTCCTCGGAGAGTTACTGGCTTCGCTTATTGATCAGAGAATGGGCACAATTTTGCATCTTTGTATATATTGG ATGGATTTTCAGATCACAAGATTTGGCACCACACTTCTCTGTTATGCCAGACACAAAGTGTAAAGGCGAGACTCTTATGCCTCCCATCTACAGCATT GAAATGGATGCAGCAACCTTTAAAGAATTTAGTAGTCACGAATGGCACATTGGGTTG CCAACTTCCACTATTCATGATGAATGCTCCAAAAACGAAGTTCTGGTAATCATTCAGCATCCTCGAGCACAGAGGCTAAGAAAACTCGACGCGTTTACTCATTGCACTGACTGCTTTGCTGAGACAGACGTCAATACAAATTCATCTTCATGccaaatacaaaaatatagcTAG
- the LOC101508861 gene encoding uncharacterized protein isoform X2 — protein MDRLHLQNPSFSEQWNNLQLTLTSIPLIKALQLMLSFLFWYSCFNFQACSLWMSFGVYVTGVLFQTAAFVSFLLISHGYCIMCEHLSLYDRRSTAALACVFYLTLVGYKASVPYFTVLLLLNYFISFYVIFHHISQNLLVLREQLSVIENEDVRAMHDAVYKKYIMFKKFQGAMQMVATAETVIYMNICDSSESYWLRLLIREWAQFCIFVYIGWIFRSQDLAPHFSVMPDTKCKGETLMPPIYSIEMDAATFKEFSSHEWHIGLPTSTIHDECSKNEVLVIIQHPRAQRLRKLDAFTHCTDCFAETDVNTNSSSCQIQKYS, from the exons ATGGACCGCTTACACCTACAAAACCCGTCATTTTCAG AGCAGTGGAATAATTTGCAGTTGACACTTACTTCGATTCCGTTGATTAAAGCATTGCAGCTCATGCTGTCCTTCCTCTTCTG GTATTCATGCTTCAATTTTCAGGCATGCTCTCTGTGGATGTCATTTGGTGTATACGTAACTGGGGTGCTCTTTCAGACAGCtgcttttgtttcttttttgctCATTTCTCATGGCTACTGCATCATGTGTGAGCACCTTTCTTTATATGATCGCCGTTCAACTGCCGCACTTGCTTGTGTCTTTTACTTGACTCTAGTTGGGTACAAGGCTTCTGTGCCATACTTCACT GTGCTTTTGCTACtaaattatttcatttcattttatgTAATATTCCACCATATATCCCAAAACCTACTAGTGTTGCGAGAACAATTGAGTGTCATAGAAAATGAGGATGTTCGAGCAATGCATGATGCTGTGTATAAAAAGTACATAATGTTCAA GAAATTTCAGGGTGCAATGCAGATGGTAGCTACGGCAGAAACTGTG ATATATATGAACATTTGTGACTCCTCGGAGAGTTACTGGCTTCGCTTATTGATCAGAGAATGGGCACAATTTTGCATCTTTGTATATATTGG ATGGATTTTCAGATCACAAGATTTGGCACCACACTTCTCTGTTATGCCAGACACAAAGTGTAAAGGCGAGACTCTTATGCCTCCCATCTACAGCATT GAAATGGATGCAGCAACCTTTAAAGAATTTAGTAGTCACGAATGGCACATTGGGTTG CCAACTTCCACTATTCATGATGAATGCTCCAAAAACGAAGTTCTGGTAATCATTCAGCATCCTCGAGCACAGAGGCTAAGAAAACTCGACGCGTTTACTCATTGCACTGACTGCTTTGCTGAGACAGACGTCAATACAAATTCATCTTCATGccaaatacaaaaatatagcTAG
- the LOC101508861 gene encoding uncharacterized protein isoform X3 — MVTSGDGVDDSYRSLPSLYLAFLSIWFFSAFSWTAYTYKTRHFQACSLWMSFGVYVTGVLFQTAAFVSFLLISHGYCIMCEHLSLYDRRSTAALACVFYLTLVGYKASVPYFTVLLLLNYFISFYVIFHHISQNLLVLREQLSVIENEDVRAMHDAVYKKYIMFKKFQGAMQMVATAETVIYMNICDSSESYWLRLLIREWAQFCIFVYIGWIFRSQDLAPHFSVMPDTKCKGETLMPPIYSIEMDAATFKEFSSHEWHIGLPTSTIHDECSKNEVLVIIQHPRAQRLRKLDAFTHCTDCFAETDVNTNSSSCQIQKYS, encoded by the exons ATGGTGACGTCCGGCGACGGAGTGGACGACTCTTATCGGTCACTTCCGTCGCTGTATTTGGCCTTCTTGTCGATCTGGTTCTTCTCTGCTTTCTCATGGACCGCTTACACCTACAAAACCCGTCATTTTCAG GCATGCTCTCTGTGGATGTCATTTGGTGTATACGTAACTGGGGTGCTCTTTCAGACAGCtgcttttgtttcttttttgctCATTTCTCATGGCTACTGCATCATGTGTGAGCACCTTTCTTTATATGATCGCCGTTCAACTGCCGCACTTGCTTGTGTCTTTTACTTGACTCTAGTTGGGTACAAGGCTTCTGTGCCATACTTCACT GTGCTTTTGCTACtaaattatttcatttcattttatgTAATATTCCACCATATATCCCAAAACCTACTAGTGTTGCGAGAACAATTGAGTGTCATAGAAAATGAGGATGTTCGAGCAATGCATGATGCTGTGTATAAAAAGTACATAATGTTCAA GAAATTTCAGGGTGCAATGCAGATGGTAGCTACGGCAGAAACTGTG ATATATATGAACATTTGTGACTCCTCGGAGAGTTACTGGCTTCGCTTATTGATCAGAGAATGGGCACAATTTTGCATCTTTGTATATATTGG ATGGATTTTCAGATCACAAGATTTGGCACCACACTTCTCTGTTATGCCAGACACAAAGTGTAAAGGCGAGACTCTTATGCCTCCCATCTACAGCATT GAAATGGATGCAGCAACCTTTAAAGAATTTAGTAGTCACGAATGGCACATTGGGTTG CCAACTTCCACTATTCATGATGAATGCTCCAAAAACGAAGTTCTGGTAATCATTCAGCATCCTCGAGCACAGAGGCTAAGAAAACTCGACGCGTTTACTCATTGCACTGACTGCTTTGCTGAGACAGACGTCAATACAAATTCATCTTCATGccaaatacaaaaatatagcTAG